In the genome of Nyctibius grandis isolate bNycGra1 chromosome 18, bNycGra1.pri, whole genome shotgun sequence, one region contains:
- the BCL7B gene encoding B-cell CLL/lymphoma 7 protein family member B isoform X2 — protein MSGRSVRAETRSRAKDDIKKVMAAIERVRRWEKKWVTVGDTSLRIFKWVPVADSKEKEKSKSSSSTAREPNGFPADTSANSSLLLEFQDENSNQSSLSDVYQLKVDSSPNSSPSPQQSESMSPAHTSDFRTDDSQPPTLGQETLEEPSLPSSEVADEPPTLTKEEPVPLETQVAEEEEDSGAPPLKRFCADQNSVCHTALES, from the exons ATGTCGGGCCGCTCGGTGCGCGCCGAGACCCGCAGCCGCGCCAAGGATGACATAAAAAAAGTGATGGCGGCCATCGAGCGCGTCCGCAGATG GGAGAAGAAGTGGGTGACGGTGGGCGACACCTCCCTGCGGATATTCAAGTGGGTGCCGGTGGCGGACAGCAAGGAG AAAGAGAAATCCAAATCAAGTAGCAGCACTGCTCGAGAACCCAATGGCTTCCCAGCTGACACCTCTGCCaactcctctctcctcctggaGTTCCAAG ATGAGAACAGCAACCAGAGCTCCCTGTCGGACGTCTACCAGCTCAAGGTGGACAGCAGCCCCAACTCCAGCCCCAGTCCCCAGCAGAGCGAGTCCATGAGTCCTGCCCACACGTCCGACTTCCGCACGGATGACTCgcagccccccaccctggggcagGAGACACTGGAag AGCCCTCCCTGCCTTCCTCGGAAGTTGCAGACGAGCCTCCCACTCTCACAAAGGAAGAGCCAGTCCCCCTTGAGACTCAG GTagctgaagaggaggaggactcCGGTGCCCCGCCTCTGAAGAGATTTTGTGCCGATCAGAACTCTGTGTGCCACACGGCCTTGGAGAGCTAG
- the BCL7B gene encoding B-cell CLL/lymphoma 7 protein family member B isoform X1 encodes MSGRSVRAETRSRAKDDIKKVMAAIERVRRWEKKWVTVGDTSLRIFKWVPVADSKEKEKSKSSSSTAREPNGFPADTSANSSLLLEFQGAVSADENSNQSSLSDVYQLKVDSSPNSSPSPQQSESMSPAHTSDFRTDDSQPPTLGQETLEEPSLPSSEVADEPPTLTKEEPVPLETQVAEEEEDSGAPPLKRFCADQNSVCHTALES; translated from the exons ATGTCGGGCCGCTCGGTGCGCGCCGAGACCCGCAGCCGCGCCAAGGATGACATAAAAAAAGTGATGGCGGCCATCGAGCGCGTCCGCAGATG GGAGAAGAAGTGGGTGACGGTGGGCGACACCTCCCTGCGGATATTCAAGTGGGTGCCGGTGGCGGACAGCAAGGAG AAAGAGAAATCCAAATCAAGTAGCAGCACTGCTCGAGAACCCAATGGCTTCCCAGCTGACACCTCTGCCaactcctctctcctcctggaGTTCCAAG GTGCTGTTTCTGCAGATGAGAACAGCAACCAGAGCTCCCTGTCGGACGTCTACCAGCTCAAGGTGGACAGCAGCCCCAACTCCAGCCCCAGTCCCCAGCAGAGCGAGTCCATGAGTCCTGCCCACACGTCCGACTTCCGCACGGATGACTCgcagccccccaccctggggcagGAGACACTGGAag AGCCCTCCCTGCCTTCCTCGGAAGTTGCAGACGAGCCTCCCACTCTCACAAAGGAAGAGCCAGTCCCCCTTGAGACTCAG GTagctgaagaggaggaggactcCGGTGCCCCGCCTCTGAAGAGATTTTGTGCCGATCAGAACTCTGTGTGCCACACGGCCTTGGAGAGCTAG
- the TBL2 gene encoding transducin beta-like protein 2, with protein sequence MEAAVAALGGPVLPGALALLLVLLLLAAALRRAAPRKPAPAPPDGPEANGAARAEEPRKAKAPARARREKPQQHSFAHRLLVAALKGHSSSVSCLDFSSNGKYLASCAEDRTVRLWSTRDFAAREHRCLRANMGLDHAELVRLSPDSRAFIVWLANGETIRVYKMTKKDDGSFTFTASAGDFTKKHKAPVINIGIAETGKFIMTASSDTTILIWSPKGEVLASINTNQMNNAYATVSPCGRFVASCGFTPDVKVWEVCFGKNGDFREVARAFELKGHTAGVHSFSFSNDSRRMATVSKDGTWKFWDTDVEYKKQQDPYLLLTGKCEVTEPCRIALSPDARVVAISSGADIVVYNTRRGEEEERFLAVHGQCITDLAFDTTSRYLVSCGDRAIRVFHNTAGHRAVVEEMETMLKKTGNKATRERLEQQISSARKALAAIYGKKL encoded by the exons ATggaggcggcggtggcggcgctGGGCGGGCCGGTGCTGCCGGGCGCCCTCGCCCTCCTCCtcgtcctgctgctgctggcggcCGCGCTGcgccgcgctgccccgcggaaaccggcccccgccccgccggacG GCCCCGAGGCGAATGGTGCCGCCAGGGCGGAGGAGCCGAGGAAGGCGAAGGCGCCGGCGCGGGCCCGCAGGGAGAAGCCGCAGCAGCACAGCTTCGCTCACCGCCTGCTGGTCGCCGCCCTGAAG GgccacagcagctctgtctcCTGCCTGGACTTCAGCAGCAACGGCAAGTACCTGGCGTCATGCGCTGAGGACCGCACGGTCCGGCTGTGGAGCACCCGCGACTTCGCGGCCCGCGAGCACCGCTGCCTGCGCGCCAACATGGGGCTGGACCACGCCGAGCTCGTCCGCCTCAGCCCCGACTCACG GGCATTCATTGTTTGGCTGGCGAATGGTGAGACTATTCGTGTCTATAAAATGACTAAGAAGGATGATGGCAGCTTCACCTTCACTGCAAGTGCTGGGGACTTCACAAAGAAGCACAAGGCTCCTGTCATTAACATAGGAATTGCGGAGACAG GAAAGTTTATCATGACAGCTTCCAGTGACACTACCATCCTGATCTGGAGCCCGAAGGGTGAAGTCCTGGCCAGCATTAACACTAACCAGATGAACAACGCCTACGCCACGGTGTCGCCCTGCGGCAG ATTTGTGGCGTCCTGTGGCTTTACCCCTGATGTGAAGGTGTGGGAGGTGTGTTTTGGCAAGAACGGAGACTTCCGGGAGGTGGCCAGGGCTTTCGAGTTGAAAGGCCACACGGCTGGCGTgcattccttctccttctccaatGACTCGAGGAG GATGGCAACTGTTTCGAAGGACGGGACGTGGAAATTCTGGGACACAGACGTGGAATATAAGAAGCAACAGGATCCGTACCTGCTTCTGACGGGGAAGTGCGAGGTGACGGAGCCTTGTCGCATCGCCCTGTCCCCGGACGCTCGTGTTGTCGCCATCTCTAGCGGTGCAGACATCGTCGTGTACAACACGAGGaggggcgaggaggaggagcgcTTTCTCGCTGTGCACGGACAGTGCATAACAGACTTGGCTTTCGACACCACCAGCCGCTACCTGGTGTCGTGTGGCGACCGGGCTATCCGCGTCTTCCACAACACCGCGGGTCACCGGGCAGTGGTGGAGGAGATGGAGACTATGCTGAAAAAAACTGGGAACAAAGCCACCCgggagaggctggagcagcAGATCTCCAGTGCCCGCAAAGCGCTGGCTGCCATCTATGGCAAGAAGCTCTAA
- the TIMM22 gene encoding mitochondrial import inner membrane translocase subunit Tim22 yields MAPVPPPSAPGGPEPPPPPLQYSLLLQHLVGEQRRPRAWDPAALGGIPSPPKSQEQKMVERAMESCAFKAALACVGGFVLGGAFGVFTAGIDTNVGFDPKDPYRTPTAKEVLKDMGQRGISYAKNFAIVGAMFSCTECVVESYRGKSDWKNSVISGCITGGAIGFRAGLKAGVIGCGGFAAFSAAIDYYLR; encoded by the exons ATGGCGCCAGTGCCACCTCCCTCCGCCCCGGGCGGCccggagccgcccccgccgccgctgcagtacagcctgctgctgcagcacctggTGGGCGAGCAGCGGCGGCCCCGCGCCTGGGACCCCGCCGCCCTTGGCGGCATCCCCAGCCCGCCCAAGAGCCAGGAGCAGAAGATGGTGGAGCGGGCCATGGAGAGCTGCGCCTTCAAGGCGGCGCTGGCCTGCGTGGGAG GATTTGTTCTGGGAGGCGCATTTGGTGTCTTCACAGCTGGCATCGACACCAACGTTGGATTTGATCCCAAGGATCCGTATCGCACACCAACTGCAAAAGAGGTCCTCAAAGATATGGGGCAGCGAGGCATATCCTACGCGAAGAACTTTGCCATTGTGGGAGCCATGTTCTCCTGCACCGAATGTGTGGTAGAATCT TATCGTGGAAAGTCAGACTGGAAGAACAGCGTTATTAGTGGCTGCATCACAGGAGGAGCAATCGGCTTCAGAG CTGGTCTGAAGGCAGGGGTCATCGGCTGCGGTGGATTCGCCGCTTTCTCCGCCGCAATCGATTACTACCTGCGGTAA